The Microlunatus antarcticus DNA segment GCGGCGTCCAGGTGGTCGAACAGGAGCGTGCAGACCGCCTGGCGCATGCGGGTGCCGATGCCCTGGCCCTGGAAGCGCTGCGCGAGCCACGACCCGGTCTCCGCGGTCCGGGTGATCGCGTAGGCGCCCCCGGCGAAGCCCTGCGTCCCGACGAGCTCGCCGCCGCGGCGGACCGCGAGGTCGACGGAGACGTGGTCGGCCGAGAAGGCCGCCCGCTCCGACCAGTGGTGGGCGGCGAACATCGCCGGCACCTGCTCCGGGGGCGTCCGCGTCCACGGCATCGCGAACGGCATCGCCTCCGGCGCGTGGACGCCCGACCGTACGAGGTCGACCAGGCCGGGCAGGTCGTCGTCGCTGACCGGCGTCAGGGTCAGGTCGCCGCTGCGCACGACGAGGCCGAACGGGGGCCAGAGCTCGCTCAGGGTGGTCACCGCCCGAGCCTCGCCCACGCGCCGGCCGTCTGTCGACGCGATTCGCGGGAAACGCTCCCCCCGCGAGCTCAGGCGATGCGGTCGATCACCATCGGGCGGGGCTCGACGGGTCCCGCGCCGACGTCGAACGCACCCTCGAGGGCCGCGAAGGCCCGCTCGAAGCGTTCCGGGGTGTCGGTGTGAAGGGTGAGCAGCGGGTCTCCCTCGCGGACCTCGTCGCCGACGCCGGCGTGCCAGGTGACGCCCGCCGCGGCCTGGACCGCGTCCCCGGGCCGGGCCCGGCCCGCGCCGAGCCGCCAGGCCGCGAGGCCGACCGCCATGGCGTCCAGCCGCGTCAGGGTGCCGCTGGCGGGGGCGAGCACGTCCTGCGT contains these protein-coding regions:
- a CDS encoding GNAT family N-acetyltransferase; translation: MTTLSELWPPFGLVVRSGDLTLTPVSDDDLPGLVDLVRSGVHAPEAMPFAMPWTRTPPEQVPAMFAAHHWSERAAFSADHVSVDLAVRRGGELVGTQGFAGGAYAITRTAETGSWLAQRFQGQGIGTRMRQAVCTLLFDHLDAAEVTSAAWSDNPASLAVSRKVGYRPGDLARKVREGALALERRLVLAPEDLVRGDPVEVSGVEPLRTFLGLDQPSGPA